Proteins encoded together in one Thermococcus barophilus MP window:
- a CDS encoding 5-formyltetrahydrofolate cyclo-ligase: MDIDGIRAEIREKIWRLLEETGEAMPPKPIRGRIPNFRGAEIAAKRLSSLEEWKKAEVIKINPDSPQRPVRVQALKEGKLLIMPTPRIKRGFLLINPSLIPKSYYSFASTIRGAFKFGKLLPTLRDIEKEIPKIDLVVEGSVAVDRNCNRLGKGEGYGDIEWGILSLLGKVDKNTPIATTVSELQIVDNIPKKPHDLPLNIIVTPKRVIRCNRCDKPFGIIPESLKKEKINEIPLLDELIRLGYVKVR; the protein is encoded by the coding sequence ATGGATATAGATGGTATTAGAGCCGAAATTAGGGAGAAAATCTGGAGACTGCTGGAGGAAACTGGAGAAGCAATGCCACCAAAACCAATTCGAGGAAGGATACCCAACTTTAGAGGTGCCGAAATTGCCGCAAAAAGATTATCCTCACTTGAGGAATGGAAAAAAGCTGAGGTCATTAAGATAAATCCTGACAGTCCACAGAGACCAGTAAGAGTGCAAGCACTGAAGGAGGGAAAACTGCTCATCATGCCAACTCCAAGGATAAAGAGAGGGTTCCTCCTCATAAATCCAAGTTTAATTCCCAAGAGCTACTACTCTTTTGCTTCCACAATTAGAGGCGCTTTTAAATTTGGAAAACTGCTACCCACTCTAAGGGACATTGAAAAAGAAATTCCAAAAATTGACCTCGTGGTTGAGGGCAGTGTTGCCGTTGATAGGAACTGCAACAGGCTGGGAAAGGGAGAGGGGTATGGGGACATAGAGTGGGGGATTCTTTCTCTACTGGGAAAAGTAGATAAGAACACCCCAATTGCAACAACTGTGTCTGAGCTTCAGATAGTCGATAATATTCCAAAGAAGCCTCACGATCTTCCACTTAACATAATTGTGACTCCAAAGAGAGTTATAAGATGTAACCGATGCGATAAGCCATTTGGAATAATTCCGGAAAGTTTGAAGAAAGAGAAAATCAATGAGATACCTCTGCTTGATGAACTTATAAGACTCGGCTACGTCAAAGTCAGATGA
- a CDS encoding leucine/methionine racemase, translating into MKRDEIISRYSKVFPKAARVTYAPIVGVKAKNAKVWDIEGREYIDFLSDAAVQNVGHNNDRVVKAIKEQTDRLVHFTFIYGFPIEPLLLAEKLVEISPIKSAKVVLGLSGSDANDGAIKFARAYTGRRTLLGYLGSYYGATYGAMSITGLDFEIRALVGELSDIHYIPFPDCYRCPFGQERGKCHFECISYLEYKFEREVYAEGVAALFAEPIQGDAGMIVPPDDYFRKLKKILDEYGILLVVDEVQSGLGRTGKWFAIEHFGVTPDIITIAKPLGGGLPISAIIGRGEIMESLPALGHTFTLSGNPVTSRAALAVIEEIEEKNLLKRAEELGEYTMRRLKKMQKEHELIGDVRGKGLMIGIDLVKNRETKERAFDEAKKVVWRAYELGLILAFLHGNVLRIQPPLTIEKELLDEGLDKLEQAIEDVENGKVDDKVLKIVKGW; encoded by the coding sequence ATGAAAAGAGACGAGATTATTTCTCGATATTCAAAAGTGTTTCCAAAGGCAGCCCGTGTTACCTATGCTCCCATTGTTGGTGTTAAGGCAAAAAACGCCAAAGTTTGGGACATTGAGGGAAGGGAATACATAGACTTCCTCTCTGATGCTGCCGTCCAAAACGTCGGGCATAACAATGATAGGGTTGTAAAAGCTATAAAAGAGCAGACGGACAGATTAGTTCACTTCACATTCATCTATGGTTTTCCCATAGAGCCCCTTTTGTTGGCGGAGAAACTTGTTGAGATCTCACCAATAAAAAGCGCCAAAGTCGTCTTGGGATTGAGTGGCAGTGATGCAAATGATGGTGCAATAAAGTTTGCAAGGGCATACACTGGAAGGAGGACACTCCTGGGATATTTAGGAAGCTATTACGGGGCAACGTATGGTGCTATGAGCATAACTGGGCTTGATTTTGAAATTAGGGCACTGGTTGGTGAGCTAAGTGATATCCACTACATTCCATTTCCTGACTGTTACAGATGTCCCTTCGGACAGGAAAGAGGAAAATGTCACTTTGAGTGCATATCCTACCTTGAATATAAATTTGAACGTGAAGTGTATGCAGAAGGGGTCGCTGCTCTGTTTGCTGAGCCTATCCAGGGAGATGCTGGGATGATAGTCCCGCCTGATGACTATTTTAGAAAGCTGAAGAAAATTCTTGACGAATATGGAATTCTCTTAGTTGTTGACGAAGTTCAAAGCGGGTTAGGAAGGACAGGAAAATGGTTTGCAATTGAGCACTTTGGAGTTACACCAGACATAATAACTATTGCAAAACCTTTGGGAGGGGGATTACCGATAAGCGCTATCATCGGACGGGGGGAGATCATGGAGTCGTTACCGGCTTTGGGACATACGTTTACACTCAGTGGGAACCCAGTAACAAGCAGAGCAGCTTTAGCGGTTATTGAAGAAATTGAAGAAAAGAATTTGCTCAAAAGAGCTGAAGAGCTTGGAGAGTACACTATGAGAAGACTCAAAAAAATGCAGAAAGAGCATGAACTTATTGGTGATGTCAGGGGAAAAGGTCTGATGATCGGTATAGATTTAGTGAAAAACAGAGAAACAAAGGAGAGAGCTTTCGACGAGGCTAAGAAAGTTGTTTGGAGAGCTTATGAGCTCGGTCTAATATTGGCATTCCTCCATGGGAATGTCCTCAGAATCCAGCCACCTTTGACGATAGAGAAGGAGCTTCTGGATGAGGGCTTGGATAAACTGGAGCAAGCAATTGAAGACGTTGAAAATGGGAAAGTTGATGACAAAGTTTTGAAAATAGTGAAGGGCTGGTGA
- a CDS encoding MFS transporter → MNRWRSVILNTIVMTAGFGTLTMMSVAKPDVIAHFGISSDAFDLQHIAYVFGLFVAFLLGHTRIYEGSFKRSVAIALSWAAVPQLLIPYAPNWYVAVFLRFIQGFVVTLVPLFSTQIARYFVAERPFAKGIILSGIFWGGVFGSMSAKYLIHAFGWKGGFLVTVLIMYAVLLIWWLFTEDFEIIHERGEAKINVWKLKFTWVLGFTFFPALWVIFTIVGFSASIAYDMGWTKAHVATLSTNLNISKAIWSIVFGYIGYLLSRKNPTSRGLFRAIVQVMVISYMLSFVGLIVYAKAMLSGNYTIALAAVWLVGTIQGTGPAFWTSAPATYPKSVYPRASFALGLISNTANIVAPSITDLLARHSVGLAFGELALMPLVGILTLIAVSRMKMPVEEFGE, encoded by the coding sequence ATGAATCGCTGGAGGTCTGTGATCCTGAATACAATTGTCATGACCGCTGGATTTGGAACGCTCACCATGATGAGCGTCGCTAAGCCAGATGTGATTGCCCATTTTGGAATCAGCAGCGATGCCTTTGATCTGCAGCACATAGCCTATGTTTTTGGTCTTTTTGTCGCATTTCTTTTGGGGCATACAAGAATTTATGAAGGGAGCTTTAAGAGGAGCGTTGCAATAGCCCTAAGCTGGGCTGCAGTTCCGCAACTGCTCATTCCTTACGCTCCAAACTGGTATGTTGCAGTTTTCTTAAGATTCATCCAAGGTTTCGTGGTTACTCTCGTTCCACTCTTCAGCACTCAGATAGCAAGGTACTTTGTTGCTGAAAGGCCATTTGCAAAGGGTATAATCCTTTCTGGAATCTTCTGGGGCGGGGTTTTTGGCTCAATGAGTGCTAAATATTTAATCCATGCATTTGGATGGAAGGGGGGCTTTTTAGTTACAGTCCTCATAATGTACGCAGTTCTACTGATATGGTGGCTCTTTACAGAGGACTTTGAAATAATCCACGAAAGGGGAGAAGCAAAGATAAACGTCTGGAAGCTCAAGTTTACATGGGTTTTGGGATTCACGTTCTTTCCGGCTTTATGGGTAATCTTCACGATTGTTGGCTTCTCAGCCTCAATCGCCTATGACATGGGCTGGACAAAGGCTCATGTAGCAACACTAAGCACGAACCTCAATATCTCCAAGGCAATCTGGTCAATTGTATTTGGATACATAGGATATCTGCTTTCAAGGAAGAATCCAACCTCAAGAGGTCTATTTAGGGCTATTGTCCAGGTTATGGTAATATCATATATGTTATCTTTTGTGGGACTGATTGTCTACGCCAAAGCAATGCTCAGCGGAAACTATACCATTGCTTTAGCAGCAGTCTGGCTTGTTGGAACAATTCAAGGAACAGGTCCAGCATTCTGGACATCAGCACCGGCAACATATCCAAAGAGTGTTTATCCAAGAGCTTCATTCGCATTGGGGCTTATTTCAAACACGGCAAACATAGTAGCACCTTCAATTACGGATCTACTGGCGAGGCATAGCGTTGGATTGGCATTTGGTGAACTGGCACTCATGCCCCTGGTGGGTATACTAACATTGATTGCAGTTTCAAGAATGAAGATGCCCGTGGAGGAGTTCGGAGAATGA
- a CDS encoding TMEM165/GDT1 family protein, with protein sequence MKEVLYVFVAIFLAELGDKTQLATIAFASKYGWAKAFTGAILGLALVNLIGAFVGEKIGEALPVEIIHKGAGVLFIIFGLLMFFGKI encoded by the coding sequence ATGAAAGAAGTGCTCTATGTCTTTGTTGCAATATTCCTTGCCGAGCTTGGTGATAAAACACAGTTGGCTACAATAGCGTTTGCATCAAAATATGGATGGGCTAAAGCGTTTACCGGCGCTATTTTGGGACTCGCTCTGGTGAATTTGATAGGTGCTTTTGTTGGTGAAAAAATTGGGGAAGCCCTACCCGTGGAGATAATCCACAAAGGAGCAGGAGTGCTGTTCATTATATTCGGCTTGCTGATGTTCTTTGGAAAAATTTAG
- a CDS encoding aminotransferase class I/II-fold pyridoxal phosphate-dependent enzyme — MRYKRHRYFIAERVNLIQRSKIRELFEKARKIENVISLGIGEPDFDTPDNIKEAAKRALDEGWTHYTPNAGIPELRQAISEYYREMYNLDVPTDNIIVTAGAYEATYLAFETLLERGDEVIIPDPAFVCYAEDAKLAEAGIVRLPLREENGFQPDPDELLELITKRTRMIVINYPNNPTGATMDEETAKAVADIAEDYNLYILSDEPYEHFLYDGAKHYPMLKYAPDNTILANSFSKTFAMTGWRLGFAIAPKDIIRDMIKLHAYVIGNVASFVQVAGIEALRSPKSWEAVEKMREEYAERRKIVLDAIKEMPYISAFEPKGAFYIFANIKETGMTSEEFSEWLLEKAKVVVIPGTAFGKNGEGYVRISYATKKEKLIEAMKRMKKALEEL; from the coding sequence ATGCGTTATAAGAGACACAGATATTTTATAGCGGAGCGTGTCAACTTAATTCAACGCTCAAAGATCAGAGAGCTTTTTGAAAAAGCAAGAAAAATAGAAAATGTAATTTCTCTTGGAATTGGAGAACCTGACTTTGACACACCAGATAATATAAAGGAAGCCGCAAAAAGGGCATTGGATGAAGGATGGACTCATTACACCCCAAACGCTGGAATCCCAGAGCTTAGACAAGCCATAAGTGAATATTACAGGGAGATGTACAACTTAGATGTTCCAACTGACAACATTATAGTAACTGCTGGTGCTTATGAAGCAACATACTTAGCCTTTGAGACCCTCCTCGAAAGAGGCGACGAGGTCATAATCCCAGATCCTGCGTTTGTCTGTTATGCTGAAGATGCTAAGCTTGCCGAGGCGGGAATAGTGAGGCTTCCATTAAGAGAGGAAAATGGTTTTCAGCCAGATCCAGACGAGCTTTTGGAGCTCATAACAAAGAGGACAAGGATGATAGTGATTAACTATCCCAACAATCCAACTGGTGCTACAATGGATGAAGAAACTGCAAAAGCTGTTGCGGATATTGCTGAAGACTATAATCTCTACATTCTCAGCGATGAACCTTATGAGCACTTTCTTTATGATGGTGCAAAGCACTACCCAATGCTTAAATATGCCCCGGACAATACGATTTTGGCAAATAGCTTCTCCAAAACATTTGCGATGACCGGCTGGCGTTTGGGCTTTGCAATCGCACCAAAGGACATTATCAGGGACATGATAAAGCTCCATGCATATGTTATCGGAAACGTTGCGTCCTTTGTTCAGGTTGCGGGAATTGAAGCCTTAAGGAGTCCAAAGAGCTGGGAAGCTGTTGAGAAGATGAGAGAGGAATATGCTGAGAGAAGAAAGATAGTTCTCGATGCAATTAAAGAAATGCCTTATATTTCTGCATTCGAACCTAAAGGTGCATTTTACATCTTTGCAAACATAAAAGAGACTGGGATGACAAGTGAGGAGTTCAGTGAATGGCTTTTGGAGAAAGCTAAGGTAGTTGTAATTCCAGGAACAGCATTTGGAAAGAATGGAGAAGGATATGTAAGGATAAGCTATGCAACAAAGAAAGAAAAACTCATTGAAGCTATGAAAAGGATGAAGAAAGCTTTGGAAGAGCTTTGA
- the cgi121 gene encoding KEOPS complex subunit Cgi121, producing the protein MKVVKLGKHEIAISRIVLGDVSWIFEELGDNMQIASVECWEQLVFATILALKSFERGTNKAKTVKGEILLRLAGTLQIGEAIKKVGAKKGENFIVAFGQNARKTLEDFLKKNSLKEIPLVDCDVEKVKRLFEQAAIVEAL; encoded by the coding sequence TTGAAGGTAGTAAAATTGGGCAAGCATGAAATTGCAATTAGTAGAATTGTGCTCGGAGATGTTTCGTGGATCTTTGAAGAGCTTGGTGATAATATGCAAATAGCAAGTGTTGAATGCTGGGAACAACTTGTGTTCGCTACTATCTTGGCGTTAAAGTCATTTGAGCGAGGAACAAATAAAGCAAAAACAGTGAAGGGGGAAATTCTTCTCAGGCTTGCAGGGACTCTGCAAATTGGAGAAGCAATAAAAAAAGTTGGTGCCAAAAAGGGTGAAAACTTCATTGTAGCTTTTGGTCAAAATGCCCGGAAGACCCTTGAAGACTTTCTTAAAAAGAACTCACTAAAGGAGATTCCCCTTGTTGACTGTGACGTGGAAAAGGTGAAGAGGCTTTTTGAACAGGCAGCCATAGTTGAAGCTCTTTGA
- a CDS encoding ribbon-helix-helix domain-containing protein, whose translation MTKMKIISVQIPQGLLNAIDTLVKRGVYPNRSEVIREAIRELIKKELYKLETEERTTPEYILE comes from the coding sequence ATGACAAAGATGAAAATAATTAGCGTGCAGATACCGCAAGGTCTTCTGAATGCTATTGATACCCTCGTAAAGAGGGGGGTTTATCCTAATAGAAGTGAGGTTATAAGAGAAGCTATCAGGGAGCTGATAAAGAAAGAGCTCTACAAACTTGAGACAGAAGAAAGAACAACTCCTGAATACATACTCGAATAA
- the ftsZ gene encoding cell division protein FtsZ, with amino-acid sequence MVWKLLEQAGINLDFDENTKEKFGEYEENLEGLIKIAIIGVGGSGNNTITRLYELGVQGAELIAMNTDAQHLARTKAHKKILLGKNITHGKGSGGDPRIGYLAAEASAQEIAEVVRDVDLVFITAGMGNGTGTGAAPVVARIIKEVARNNGRYQEPLVVSVVTFPFSTEGTRRIEKAKAGIQALLQYSDTVVIIENDKLLELVPNLPLSAAFRFADEIIARMVKGITETIKLPSIVNIDFADVYSVMKNGGAALIGIGESDSKNRAVDAVVNALNNKMLEVEFGSGEAALIHFTVGPDVKLGEVHEAMKIVYEKLGTKSEIKWGAMIDEDLGKTVRAMVIMTGVNSPHILSGEVNALQDNNRILMPTDTLKMITKDTKLERIFESTMKSEKSKPPVNEDVERIFRDIYQF; translated from the coding sequence ATGGTGTGGAAACTCTTGGAACAGGCGGGTATTAACTTGGACTTTGATGAAAACACAAAAGAAAAATTTGGGGAATATGAGGAAAACTTAGAGGGTCTGATTAAGATTGCAATCATCGGGGTTGGAGGTTCTGGGAACAATACTATAACACGACTCTATGAGCTTGGTGTCCAAGGTGCAGAATTAATTGCGATGAATACCGATGCTCAGCATTTGGCGAGAACTAAAGCTCACAAAAAAATCCTTCTCGGGAAGAACATAACTCACGGCAAGGGTTCTGGTGGTGATCCAAGAATCGGATACTTGGCAGCTGAAGCAAGTGCCCAAGAAATTGCAGAAGTAGTTAGAGACGTTGATTTAGTCTTCATAACAGCTGGAATGGGCAATGGTACTGGAACTGGAGCCGCACCAGTTGTTGCAAGGATAATCAAAGAGGTAGCAAGAAACAATGGTCGGTATCAAGAACCGCTTGTTGTGAGTGTTGTAACATTTCCATTCTCAACTGAAGGAACAAGAAGAATCGAGAAGGCGAAAGCGGGCATACAGGCTTTGCTCCAGTATTCAGATACTGTTGTAATAATTGAAAATGACAAGCTCTTAGAGCTCGTTCCAAATCTGCCACTCTCAGCTGCATTTAGGTTTGCGGACGAGATTATAGCAAGAATGGTCAAGGGCATAACGGAAACAATAAAGCTCCCTTCTATAGTTAACATAGACTTTGCTGACGTTTACAGCGTCATGAAAAATGGTGGCGCTGCTTTGATAGGTATAGGCGAGAGCGACTCAAAGAACAGGGCTGTTGATGCTGTAGTTAACGCTCTCAACAACAAGATGCTTGAGGTTGAGTTCGGAAGCGGCGAAGCGGCATTAATTCACTTTACGGTTGGCCCAGATGTAAAGCTTGGTGAAGTCCACGAGGCAATGAAAATAGTTTATGAGAAGTTAGGCACAAAGTCGGAGATAAAGTGGGGTGCAATGATTGATGAGGATCTGGGTAAAACCGTTAGGGCAATGGTTATAATGACTGGAGTCAATTCTCCTCACATTTTAAGCGGTGAAGTTAACGCGCTTCAAGACAACAACAGAATTCTCATGCCTACAGATACTCTAAAGATGATCACAAAGGACACCAAACTTGAAAGGATCTTCGAGAGCACAATGAAAAGTGAAAAATCTAAACCACCTGTAAATGAAGATGTAGAAAGAATCTTTAGAGATATTTACCAGTTTTGA
- a CDS encoding ParA family protein: MAKVISIANQKGGVGKTTITMNLGFALANMGRRVLLVDIDPQFNLTFGLIGMEVLNYEDNNVGTLMTRESRVEDSIIEIRENLHLIPSHLNLSAKEIEIINAYNRERRLEKALKSVLPEYDYVLIDNPPSMGIFLVNSLTTSDYVLIPLELSYFGVIGMQLMFNLMKMIKEETNENLTLLGLIPNKFTRQTKVPATRLKELKETYPNAPLLTTIPKSVALEKAQSQGISIFEFEGDGRAAKAFLKLAKEVIALVEGER, encoded by the coding sequence ATGGCAAAAGTCATTAGTATAGCCAATCAAAAAGGTGGAGTCGGAAAAACAACAATAACAATGAATCTCGGCTTTGCTCTCGCGAATATGGGGAGGAGGGTTCTCTTAGTCGATATAGACCCACAATTTAACTTGACTTTTGGATTAATAGGGATGGAGGTTCTTAACTATGAGGATAACAATGTTGGGACATTAATGACAAGGGAAAGCAGGGTTGAGGATTCCATAATTGAAATCAGAGAAAATCTGCATCTAATTCCTTCTCACCTGAATCTCTCTGCCAAAGAAATTGAGATAATTAATGCATACAATCGTGAAAGGCGCTTAGAAAAAGCATTGAAATCAGTTCTCCCAGAGTACGATTATGTTTTAATTGACAATCCACCAAGTATGGGGATATTCCTTGTGAACTCACTCACAACTTCAGATTATGTTTTGATCCCCCTTGAGCTTAGCTATTTTGGAGTTATCGGGATGCAGCTTATGTTCAATCTTATGAAGATGATTAAGGAAGAGACCAACGAGAACCTTACACTTCTTGGATTGATTCCCAATAAATTTACAAGACAGACAAAAGTTCCAGCTACACGGCTGAAGGAGTTAAAAGAGACGTATCCAAATGCTCCATTGCTGACAACCATACCTAAGTCAGTTGCTCTTGAAAAAGCTCAATCTCAGGGAATCAGCATATTTGAATTCGAGGGTGATGGGAGAGCAGCCAAAGCATTTTTAAAGCTTGCAAAAGAGGTGATTGCTCTTGTCGAAGGAGAAAGGTAA
- a CDS encoding adenylyltransferase/cytidyltransferase family protein, with the protein MSKEREKKIRVLVGGVFDILHVGHIHFLSQAKQLGDELVVIVAHDETVVRRKGRPPINSMHERAEVLKALKMVDEVYIGEPDGISFELVKRINPDVVALGPDQDFKCEELKRQLRQHGINAEVIRIPYLYKSDVAKTSRIIKRIVEIFCE; encoded by the coding sequence ATGAGTAAGGAGAGAGAAAAGAAGATAAGAGTCCTCGTCGGGGGAGTTTTTGACATTCTTCATGTTGGGCATATCCATTTTTTGAGTCAAGCAAAACAGCTTGGAGATGAGCTCGTTGTGATAGTGGCACATGATGAAACTGTTGTTAGGAGGAAGGGAAGACCTCCAATAAACTCAATGCATGAAAGGGCTGAAGTTTTAAAAGCCTTAAAGATGGTGGATGAGGTTTACATTGGGGAGCCTGATGGGATAAGTTTTGAGCTCGTGAAGAGGATAAACCCAGACGTTGTAGCTTTAGGACCTGATCAGGATTTTAAATGTGAAGAGCTTAAAAGACAACTGAGGCAGCACGGCATAAATGCGGAGGTTATAAGAATTCCCTATCTCTACAAAAGTGACGTCGCAAAAACAAGCAGAATAATAAAGAGGATAGTGGAAATATTCTGTGAGTGA
- a CDS encoding RNA-binding protein, translated as MLKIKHPLSKKEIKEIIREMSSIFGEEVAKKLISKKDNVQLAEFDKTTQILFVNGKPMFIKRQNLVFPLVIALYELSNEEDLRKWKRRVVVDEGAVPFILKGADVMAPGIVDADEDIKEGDFVFVVEENYGRPLAIGIALMSGRDMKEKNRGKAVKVIHHAKDKIWELTVGP; from the coding sequence ATGCTGAAGATTAAGCATCCTTTAAGCAAGAAAGAGATTAAAGAGATAATACGGGAGATGAGTTCAATTTTTGGGGAGGAAGTTGCTAAGAAGCTAATAAGCAAAAAGGATAACGTTCAGCTTGCTGAATTTGATAAAACTACCCAAATACTTTTTGTAAATGGGAAGCCAATGTTTATAAAACGTCAGAACTTGGTATTTCCGCTTGTAATTGCTCTATATGAGCTGTCCAATGAGGAAGACTTGAGGAAATGGAAGCGAAGGGTTGTAGTTGATGAAGGTGCTGTTCCGTTCATCCTAAAAGGTGCCGATGTAATGGCTCCTGGAATAGTCGATGCAGATGAGGATATAAAAGAAGGAGATTTTGTATTTGTCGTTGAAGAAAATTATGGGAGACCTCTTGCAATTGGAATTGCGTTGATGAGCGGCAGGGATATGAAAGAAAAAAACAGAGGAAAAGCCGTAAAGGTAATCCACCACGCAAAGGACAAAATCTGGGAGCTGACGGTGGGACCATGA
- the pyrF gene encoding orotidine-5'-phosphate decarboxylase: MIILALDVYERKRALKIAEETKDYLWAIKINWPLILGSGIGIIGELKEKTGLPVIADLKVADIPNTNKLIAKKVFDNGADYIIVHGFVGRDSVRAVMEEGSTIIVVEMSHPGAEEFMQPITDRLIEMANELKPFGVVAPGTRPERIRYIREKLDGDIKIFTPGIGAQGGKAKEALKAGADYIIVGRAIYNADNPREAVKSLWGELNAED; encoded by the coding sequence ATGATTATCTTGGCACTGGATGTTTATGAGAGAAAGAGGGCATTGAAAATAGCAGAGGAAACTAAGGACTACCTTTGGGCGATAAAGATCAACTGGCCTCTCATTCTTGGAAGCGGGATTGGAATAATTGGAGAGCTAAAAGAGAAAACAGGCTTACCGGTTATAGCTGACTTAAAAGTTGCTGATATCCCAAATACAAACAAACTCATTGCAAAGAAAGTTTTTGATAATGGGGCGGATTATATAATTGTTCACGGCTTTGTTGGAAGGGACAGTGTCAGGGCGGTTATGGAGGAGGGCAGTACGATTATCGTTGTGGAGATGAGCCATCCTGGAGCTGAGGAATTCATGCAGCCAATTACTGACAGACTTATAGAAATGGCGAATGAGCTTAAGCCTTTTGGAGTTGTAGCTCCTGGAACGAGGCCTGAAAGGATAAGATACATCAGAGAAAAGCTTGATGGGGATATAAAAATCTTCACTCCGGGAATAGGTGCTCAGGGTGGGAAAGCTAAAGAAGCTTTAAAAGCTGGTGCTGACTACATAATTGTTGGGAGAGCAATTTATAATGCTGATAATCCGAGAGAAGCTGTTAAAAGCCTTTGGGGTGAGCTGAATGCTGAAGATTAA
- a CDS encoding DUF4443 domain-containing protein: protein MSWKRGAYPEFTLEDAVATLFLLKTPRGRKQISEDLDLGEGSVRTLLKKLAKLELIESKQKGHYLNEKGLNVLFQILTLFSEPAEVEKVENMPTYALIVKNPPQFKSIDLRDEAIRYFAKGAMILVYKAGEIVFPEDERPLKETLPRLAEDLKKLSPKEGDLIVVTWAENRADAIKSAIHVALTLKKNELPKEILEVGE, encoded by the coding sequence ATGAGCTGGAAAAGAGGAGCTTATCCCGAGTTTACCCTTGAAGATGCAGTCGCAACACTTTTTCTCTTAAAAACTCCGAGAGGAAGAAAACAGATTTCTGAGGATCTTGATCTCGGCGAGGGAAGCGTTAGAACTCTTTTGAAGAAGCTTGCAAAGCTGGAATTAATTGAGTCAAAACAAAAGGGGCATTATTTGAATGAAAAAGGTCTTAATGTTCTGTTCCAAATACTAACTTTGTTCTCTGAGCCCGCTGAAGTTGAAAAAGTTGAAAACATGCCCACCTATGCCTTGATTGTTAAGAACCCACCCCAATTTAAAAGCATAGACCTTAGAGACGAAGCTATTCGCTATTTTGCCAAAGGTGCCATGATTTTGGTTTACAAAGCAGGTGAAATTGTATTCCCCGAAGATGAAAGACCATTAAAGGAAACTCTCCCCAGGCTTGCCGAAGACCTAAAAAAACTTAGCCCAAAAGAGGGGGATCTGATCGTTGTTACATGGGCTGAAAATAGAGCAGATGCAATTAAAAGCGCAATTCATGTTGCATTAACACTTAAAAAGAATGAACTCCCCAAGGAAATCCTTGAGGTGGGCGAATGA